One genomic region from Acaryochloris thomasi RCC1774 encodes:
- a CDS encoding HhoA/HhoB/HtrA family serine endopeptidase gives MPSKPSIQKSATYLSLLLVGSLGTLAGTQLLPTASLAPRPSIAQLPLPGQGPNFIAQAVEKVGPAVVRIDSARTVQTRTPRIFRDPFFRDFFGGGGQSPTPRSRVERGTGSGFIISSNGLVMTNAHVVDGADTVTVVLKDGRSLSGKVLGQDSLTDVAVIKVEAKELPTVNMGDSEQLRPGEWAIAIGNPLGLDNTVTAGIISATGRTSGDIGVPDKRVGFIQTDAAINPGNSGGPLLNRSGQVIGMNTAIIGGGAQGLGFAIPIKTAQRIADQLIDKGKVDHPFLGIQMAGLTPELKRQLNNNPGSNLRVEEDKGVLIVRVVPQSPAAQSGLQSGDVITSINDAEVKTATDVQNKVEKTQIGTALQLGIKRNGREQTISVKPGPFPTQVSQSRQR, from the coding sequence ATGCCCTCTAAACCTTCTATTCAAAAATCAGCAACCTACCTCTCTCTCTTATTAGTAGGCTCTTTGGGAACCTTAGCAGGCACCCAGCTTTTACCCACCGCGAGCCTAGCGCCCCGCCCTAGCATCGCCCAACTCCCCTTACCTGGACAAGGCCCCAACTTCATCGCCCAAGCCGTTGAAAAAGTCGGGCCTGCCGTCGTCCGCATTGACTCAGCCCGTACCGTCCAGACTCGAACCCCCAGAATCTTTCGAGACCCCTTCTTCCGTGACTTTTTCGGTGGAGGGGGACAGTCACCCACACCCAGATCGCGCGTTGAACGAGGCACTGGCTCCGGCTTTATTATCAGCTCAAACGGATTAGTGATGACCAATGCCCACGTCGTTGATGGCGCAGACACCGTCACCGTCGTTCTCAAAGACGGTCGCAGTCTTTCAGGAAAAGTCCTTGGCCAAGACTCACTCACAGATGTTGCCGTCATTAAAGTTGAAGCCAAAGAGTTGCCCACCGTCAACATGGGAGACTCAGAACAGCTACGCCCCGGCGAGTGGGCCATTGCCATTGGCAACCCCCTCGGACTGGACAACACTGTAACCGCCGGAATCATCAGCGCCACAGGGCGAACTAGTGGTGATATTGGCGTACCGGATAAGCGAGTGGGCTTCATCCAAACCGATGCCGCAATTAACCCCGGCAACTCCGGCGGGCCACTCCTCAATCGCTCCGGTCAAGTCATTGGTATGAACACCGCCATCATTGGCGGGGGTGCCCAAGGGCTAGGTTTCGCCATTCCCATCAAGACCGCCCAACGCATTGCCGATCAGCTGATTGACAAAGGCAAAGTCGATCACCCCTTTCTGGGCATTCAAATGGCGGGCTTGACCCCTGAACTAAAGCGTCAGCTCAACAACAATCCCGGCTCCAACTTACGGGTTGAAGAAGACAAAGGGGTGCTCATCGTTCGCGTTGTCCCTCAATCTCCCGCAGCCCAGTCAGGACTACAGTCCGGCGACGTGATCACAAGCATCAACGACGCAGAAGTCAAAACCGCGACCGACGTACAGAACAAAGTTGAGAAGACTCAGATCGGCACAGCCCTACAGCTAGGCATCAAACGCAACGGCCGTGAGCAAACCATCTCCGTAAAACCAGGACCATTCCCGACACAGGTGAGTCAATCTCGTCAGCGTTAG
- a CDS encoding RecQ family ATP-dependent DNA helicase produces MLDSQPLDLESARYALKQFWGYDQFRPPQEDVVSCLLAGQDALVLLPTGAGKSICFQLPALLRPGLTLVVSPLVSLMENQVQELRQRQIKAALLHSQLSPQLRSQTLDQLRRLDLLYLSPESLLSSTLWPRLCSLNIGYLIIDEAHCISQWGVSFRPVYRRLGTVRSILQQGQDPIPVAAFTATATPTVQQEIQTVLQLQRPRTFRVSPYRANLNLRVQVTCSSAHRRRQVLKLIQRQGQSSGLIYTRSRRDSEALVDWLRRQRVRSVAYHAGLPPERRRQIEADWLTATMPVVVCTSAFGMGINKPDCRWICHFHAPLSVAAYVQEIGRAGRDGLRSQTLLLVSEPTGWLDPQDQQQQRYFAQQRRLQQQQAQRLVTQLPAQGTLTALQKSMPQAEMVLSMLHSTGQLRWIDPFRYVMTANAAPRPQKTDRSTMKSFIRTRHCRWRWILGYFGFASATFRCGHCDRCRTRAG; encoded by the coding sequence ATGCTAGATTCTCAGCCTTTGGACTTGGAATCTGCCCGTTATGCGTTAAAGCAGTTTTGGGGCTATGACCAGTTTCGTCCTCCACAGGAGGATGTTGTGAGCTGTCTGCTAGCGGGGCAGGATGCTTTGGTGTTGCTGCCCACTGGAGCGGGTAAGTCAATTTGTTTTCAACTCCCTGCGCTTTTGCGGCCTGGATTGACGCTGGTGGTCTCGCCTCTGGTGTCTTTGATGGAGAACCAGGTGCAGGAGCTACGTCAACGACAAATTAAGGCTGCGCTTTTACATAGTCAACTTTCGCCGCAGTTGCGATCGCAAACTCTAGATCAGCTACGTCGGCTAGATCTATTATATCTATCTCCTGAATCACTCTTGAGTTCAACGCTTTGGCCGCGGCTGTGCAGCTTGAACATTGGTTACCTAATTATTGATGAAGCGCACTGCATTAGTCAGTGGGGAGTCTCCTTTCGACCGGTCTATCGTCGTCTGGGTACGGTGCGCTCAATTCTGCAGCAGGGGCAAGATCCAATTCCAGTGGCGGCGTTCACCGCGACGGCGACTCCCACCGTTCAGCAAGAGATTCAAACCGTTCTGCAACTGCAGAGGCCCCGGACTTTTCGGGTCAGTCCCTACCGAGCAAATTTGAATCTGCGGGTTCAAGTGACCTGCAGTTCGGCCCATCGTCGCCGTCAAGTTCTCAAGCTGATCCAGCGCCAAGGTCAGTCATCGGGGCTGATCTACACCCGGAGTCGTCGAGATAGCGAAGCGCTGGTTGATTGGCTGCGCCGCCAGCGGGTTCGTTCGGTGGCCTATCACGCAGGTTTACCCCCAGAGCGTCGTCGCCAGATTGAGGCAGACTGGTTGACGGCGACGATGCCAGTAGTGGTCTGTACCAGTGCGTTTGGAATGGGCATCAATAAGCCCGACTGTCGTTGGATTTGCCATTTTCATGCTCCCCTGAGCGTGGCGGCCTATGTGCAGGAGATTGGACGGGCAGGGCGAGATGGTTTGCGATCGCAAACGCTCCTATTGGTCAGCGAGCCGACAGGGTGGCTTGACCCACAAGATCAGCAGCAGCAGCGTTATTTTGCCCAGCAGCGGCGTCTTCAGCAGCAGCAAGCTCAACGCTTAGTGACTCAGCTTCCGGCGCAAGGAACCCTCACTGCTCTGCAGAAATCTATGCCACAGGCTGAGATGGTGCTTTCAATGCTGCACAGCACAGGGCAGCTACGCTGGATTGATCCCTTTCGCTATGTGATGACGGCTAACGCTGCTCCCCGCCCTCAGAAAACTGACCGTAGTACCATGAAATCCTTTATTCGCACCCGTCACTGTCGGTGGCGATGGATCCTTGGTTACTTTGGATTTGCTTCAGCCACCTTTCGATGTGGACATTGCGATCGCTGTCGCACTAGAGCGGGATAA
- a CDS encoding EAL domain-containing protein, translating to MTTTCDSRPLSDLINALPGIVFYCLDPHGRTMRYLSEGCLQLTGYKHEELTKSGPLSYASLIHSEDRCRVQQVTKAAIEDRQPYSLEYRICTKTGQERWLWEQGQVIGDSSGHLGLTGLITDITAIKEKQARLQRDALYDPLTALPNRSLFMDRLKHLVQHSQREHKYQFAVLFLDLDRFKVINDSLGHGMGDQLLIAVAQKLQKLLRPGDTVARLGGDEFTMLVNDVATRAEVVLICDRILKEMAIPYLVEGRSVFSTTSIGIALSSERYSQPEELLRDADIALYYAKASGKACYALFDTAMHLKAVARLDLETDLRQAIANQELQLNYQPISSLETGNIEGFEALVSWQHPQQGHVGPDAFLPVAEETGLIVPLGHWVLKEACMKLRQWQQTFPHAHSYFITVNLSSRELCHPDLVRHIQAVLSETQLTAHCLKLEITESTILDKSEFVLTRLAELQQLGIQLCIDDFGTGYSSLSYLQSFPINFLKVDRSFIHQLETKENLEIVRTILHLAETLDLEVVAEGVETINQLLQLRALNCQHGQGYFLARPLADAQIELLLEKEERWYENSGCTVSLPQLMIDRPSGQSQILLAGRTTWTIGRASNNDIVLPDRMVSRNHAMLLQLLRTGNFYFVDLWSRNGSFLNGQRISTPQLLKDSDRIQVGKTELEFRLAPSVPNYKLQHLAAKSVLLIQTSHTQGDIWQHLLTAQGIEVLWQMADIQVVPTLEQLKVCEEHLPDLLILDLTTLEPNADVFLDWYRPHADLPLILTHAPENKPEAGIKDLMPSHLVEIVSHFPDHDLLPHQADITAKLKGALKLLDYTFIDDLVLDKQLRHLQTVLHNRTLH from the coding sequence ATGACTACTACCTGTGATTCGCGGCCGCTTTCTGATCTCATTAATGCGCTGCCCGGCATCGTTTTCTATTGTCTCGATCCCCATGGGCGGACAATGCGCTATCTCAGCGAAGGATGTTTACAGTTAACGGGATACAAGCACGAAGAACTCACAAAATCGGGACCACTTTCCTACGCCAGCCTGATTCATTCAGAAGATAGATGTCGAGTCCAACAGGTGACGAAAGCGGCTATTGAAGATAGACAGCCCTACAGTTTGGAATATCGCATTTGTACTAAAACAGGTCAAGAGCGTTGGCTATGGGAACAGGGCCAAGTTATTGGTGATTCCAGTGGCCATCTGGGTCTGACGGGCTTGATCACTGATATTACGGCTATTAAAGAAAAGCAGGCTCGACTTCAGCGAGATGCCCTTTACGATCCGCTGACGGCTCTCCCCAATCGATCTCTATTTATGGATCGGCTCAAGCATCTCGTCCAGCATTCTCAGCGGGAACACAAGTATCAATTTGCCGTTTTATTCCTAGATTTAGATCGTTTCAAGGTCATTAACGATAGTTTGGGCCACGGTATGGGTGACCAGCTATTGATTGCCGTGGCTCAAAAATTACAAAAACTGCTCAGGCCTGGTGATACGGTGGCGCGTCTCGGCGGTGATGAGTTCACAATGCTCGTGAATGATGTGGCGACTCGGGCAGAGGTTGTGCTGATTTGCGATCGCATCCTTAAAGAGATGGCTATTCCCTATCTTGTAGAAGGGCGGAGCGTTTTCAGCACCACCAGCATCGGCATTGCCTTGAGTTCTGAGCGATATAGTCAGCCAGAAGAGCTGCTGCGCGACGCCGATATTGCCCTTTACTATGCGAAAGCGTCTGGTAAAGCCTGCTACGCTCTCTTCGATACTGCCATGCACCTCAAAGCTGTGGCGCGTCTGGATCTGGAAACCGATCTCAGGCAGGCCATTGCTAATCAAGAGCTACAGCTCAACTATCAACCGATCAGTTCCTTAGAAACAGGTAACATCGAAGGTTTTGAAGCTCTTGTCTCCTGGCAACATCCTCAGCAGGGGCATGTGGGGCCTGATGCCTTTCTGCCCGTTGCCGAAGAAACAGGCTTGATTGTTCCGTTAGGCCACTGGGTTCTCAAAGAAGCCTGTATGAAGCTGCGGCAGTGGCAGCAGACCTTTCCCCATGCCCACAGCTACTTCATCACCGTTAATCTTTCTAGCCGAGAGCTTTGCCATCCTGACCTTGTCCGCCATATTCAGGCCGTCTTGTCAGAGACACAACTCACGGCCCACTGCCTCAAGCTAGAAATTACAGAAAGCACGATTCTAGATAAAAGTGAGTTTGTGCTCACGCGGCTGGCCGAACTTCAGCAACTCGGGATTCAGCTCTGCATTGATGATTTTGGCACAGGCTATTCTTCCCTGAGCTACCTGCAGAGTTTTCCCATCAATTTCCTGAAAGTTGATCGGTCCTTTATTCACCAACTTGAGACCAAAGAAAATCTAGAGATTGTTCGTACGATTCTGCACCTCGCGGAGACGCTGGATCTAGAGGTCGTCGCCGAAGGCGTAGAAACCATCAATCAGCTCCTACAGTTAAGAGCCCTTAACTGCCAGCACGGCCAGGGCTATTTCTTGGCACGGCCACTAGCCGATGCCCAGATTGAGCTGCTTCTAGAGAAAGAAGAGCGGTGGTATGAGAATAGCGGCTGCACCGTTTCTCTGCCGCAGTTGATGATTGATCGTCCCTCCGGGCAGTCTCAGATTCTGCTAGCGGGTCGCACCACCTGGACCATTGGTCGGGCTTCAAACAACGATATTGTGCTACCGGATCGTATGGTGTCTCGCAACCATGCCATGCTGCTGCAGCTCCTACGGACGGGCAACTTTTACTTTGTCGATCTATGGAGCCGCAACGGTTCATTCCTTAATGGGCAGCGGATTAGCACCCCTCAGTTGCTCAAAGACAGCGATCGCATTCAAGTGGGTAAGACAGAACTCGAATTTCGGCTTGCGCCCTCTGTTCCCAACTACAAGCTGCAGCATTTGGCGGCTAAGTCTGTTTTATTGATTCAAACCTCCCATACCCAGGGTGACATCTGGCAGCACTTACTCACGGCTCAAGGCATAGAAGTTCTATGGCAAATGGCCGATATTCAGGTCGTGCCAACGCTGGAGCAGCTGAAGGTGTGCGAAGAACACCTTCCCGACCTACTGATTCTTGATTTAACGACCTTAGAACCCAATGCTGATGTTTTTCTCGACTGGTATCGCCCCCACGCAGATCTGCCGCTAATTCTGACCCATGCCCCTGAGAACAAACCGGAAGCGGGCATCAAAGACCTGATGCCCAGCCATCTTGTCGAAATCGTGTCCCATTTTCCAGATCATGATCTCCTTCCCCATCAGGCTGACATCACAGCGAAGCTGAAGGGGGCACTCAAACTGCTCGACTATACCTTTATCGACGATCTGGTGTTAGACAAACAGCTTCGCCATTTGCAGACAGTCCTGCACAATCGCACCCTTCATTGA
- a CDS encoding ABC transporter ATP-binding protein gives MGNHQSSGDPAKYPLRRLLRYSRSYRRQIGWAATCSVLNKIFDLAPPALIGAAVDVVVQRQDSIIASFGITDVWQQLVTLALLSALVWGLESLFEYAYQRLWRNLAQALQHDVRLDAYAHLQNLELSYFEARTTGGLMSILNDDVNQLERFLDQGANDILQVITTVIIIGAVFLGTAPNVAWMALLPMPFIIWGAIAFQKRLAPRYALVREQVGLLNGRLSNNLSGITTIKSFTTEAYEVEQVALESNAYSDSNQNAIALSAAFIPLIRVLILLAFIAILLYGGMEVVNGALAVGTYSVLVFLTQRLLWPLTRLGETLDQYQRAMASTRRIMGLLDTPIHIHPGHLALPLAAVKGDLRLAGVSFAYEADNPVLDDIDLHIPAGQTIAIVGSTGSGKSTLSKLLLRLYEVETGKVTLDNIDIQTLRIKDLRRAIGLVSQDVFLFHGTVRENIAYGRLDATLAEIETAAKHAEAHAFIQQLPQGYETIVGERGQKLSGGQRQRLSIARALLKDPPILILDEATSAVDNETEAAIQKSLDRITAHRTTIAIAHRLSTIRHADCIYVLEQGQIKEQGQHEELLKLSGVYAQLWRVQTGQREMV, from the coding sequence ATGGGTAACCATCAATCCTCTGGAGATCCGGCAAAATACCCACTCCGGCGACTGCTGCGCTATAGTCGCTCCTACCGCCGTCAGATAGGGTGGGCGGCCACCTGCTCTGTGCTCAATAAAATTTTTGATTTGGCCCCTCCAGCCCTGATCGGGGCCGCAGTGGATGTGGTGGTGCAGCGCCAGGACTCCATCATTGCCAGCTTTGGAATTACAGATGTTTGGCAACAGCTTGTAACCCTGGCGCTGCTGTCAGCCCTAGTGTGGGGCCTAGAGTCATTATTTGAATACGCCTATCAACGACTCTGGCGGAATCTAGCCCAAGCGCTACAGCATGACGTGCGGCTAGATGCCTATGCCCATCTCCAGAATTTAGAGCTGTCCTATTTCGAGGCACGGACGACCGGCGGCCTCATGTCCATTCTCAACGATGACGTTAACCAGCTAGAGCGGTTTTTAGACCAGGGTGCCAATGATATTCTCCAGGTGATTACAACGGTGATTATTATCGGCGCTGTTTTCTTAGGCACCGCCCCCAACGTTGCTTGGATGGCGCTGTTGCCCATGCCGTTTATCATTTGGGGTGCGATCGCATTTCAAAAACGACTGGCCCCTCGCTATGCCCTTGTCCGGGAGCAAGTGGGGCTGCTGAACGGTCGTCTTTCCAACAACCTCAGCGGCATCACCACCATCAAAAGCTTTACCACCGAAGCCTACGAAGTTGAGCAGGTGGCTCTAGAGAGCAACGCCTATAGCGACAGCAACCAAAACGCCATTGCCCTCAGCGCTGCCTTTATCCCACTTATTCGGGTCTTGATTTTACTGGCCTTCATTGCCATTTTGCTCTACGGCGGTATGGAAGTCGTCAATGGTGCATTAGCTGTCGGTACCTATAGCGTTCTAGTCTTCCTCACCCAGCGATTACTGTGGCCCCTCACTCGCCTTGGCGAAACATTAGATCAATATCAGCGGGCCATGGCTTCCACTCGACGGATCATGGGGTTACTAGATACGCCTATTCATATTCATCCAGGTCATTTAGCACTGCCCCTGGCGGCAGTCAAAGGGGATTTGAGGCTAGCAGGCGTTTCCTTTGCCTATGAAGCCGACAACCCAGTTTTAGACGACATTGATCTGCATATCCCTGCAGGACAAACCATTGCCATTGTGGGCTCGACAGGCTCGGGCAAAAGCACGCTATCTAAGCTGTTACTCAGACTCTACGAAGTTGAGACGGGCAAGGTGACCCTCGACAACATCGATATCCAGACCTTACGAATCAAGGATCTACGCCGAGCCATTGGACTGGTGAGCCAAGACGTATTTCTGTTCCACGGCACGGTTCGAGAAAATATTGCCTATGGCCGTTTAGATGCCACCCTCGCTGAGATTGAGACTGCGGCCAAGCATGCCGAAGCCCATGCCTTTATCCAGCAGCTGCCGCAGGGATACGAAACAATCGTAGGAGAGCGGGGGCAAAAGCTTTCTGGGGGGCAACGACAGCGCCTATCGATTGCGAGGGCCTTGCTCAAGGATCCGCCGATTCTGATTCTGGATGAAGCGACATCAGCCGTAGATAACGAGACGGAGGCCGCTATCCAAAAATCGCTGGATCGAATTACAGCTCACCGAACAACCATTGCGATCGCACATCGGCTCTCCACCATTCGCCATGCAGACTGCATTTATGTTCTGGAGCAGGGCCAGATCAAAGAGCAAGGCCAGCATGAAGAGTTACTAAAGCTATCAGGCGTTTATGCGCAGCTCTGGCGGGTCCAAACGGGGCAGCGAGAAATGGTATAG
- a CDS encoding SRPBCC family protein: MQSDSLSDSDSTQAFASQESSRAADAISDQELQSIPPTSEAEAEALAAVSLETEKLEKRQRQIIAKTVLPYSQEQVWQVLTDYERLADFIPNLATSQLLEHPQEGIRLEQIGVQSALFLKFSARVVLDMTEDFLNAIHFEMVEGDFKAFSGDWLLEPAADGTQLTYSLFIWPKRTMPIIAIEKRLRYDLPRNLLAVQRRLEMLHAS; the protein is encoded by the coding sequence ATGCAATCAGATTCACTGTCAGACAGCGACTCGACTCAGGCTTTCGCCAGTCAGGAGTCATCCCGTGCTGCAGATGCGATTAGCGATCAGGAACTGCAGAGTATCCCTCCGACGAGCGAGGCGGAGGCAGAAGCCTTGGCCGCTGTTTCTCTAGAGACTGAAAAGCTGGAAAAACGCCAGCGTCAGATTATCGCCAAGACGGTACTGCCCTATTCTCAAGAGCAGGTGTGGCAGGTCCTCACGGATTACGAACGCCTTGCCGATTTTATCCCCAATCTGGCGACCAGCCAGCTATTAGAGCATCCTCAAGAGGGGATTCGGCTGGAGCAAATTGGGGTGCAAAGTGCTCTTTTTCTCAAGTTCTCAGCCCGTGTTGTCCTAGACATGACGGAAGACTTTCTCAATGCGATTCACTTTGAGATGGTCGAAGGAGACTTCAAGGCTTTTTCTGGTGATTGGCTTTTAGAACCCGCTGCCGACGGAACGCAGTTGACCTACAGCCTATTCATTTGGCCGAAGCGGACGATGCCTATTATTGCCATCGAGAAGCGCCTGCGCTATGACCTGCCTCGCAATCTGCTTGCAGTGCAGCGCCGATTAGAAATGCTTCATGCCTCTTAG
- the rsgA gene encoding small ribosomal subunit biogenesis GTPase RsgA: MKAERTASAELVGVVVAVQANYYRVQLLAGQASESATELLCTRRSRLKKLGQQIMVGDRVGVEEPDWQGLRGAIATISPRQTQLHRPPVANANQVLLMFALADPTLDPLQLTRFLVTVEATGLRIVLGLNKKELLDEDQQQQWQDRLRKWGYQPFLISLYEQAGLQELQQQLQGQLTVLSGPSGVGKSSLINNLIPEHDVRVGSVSERWGQGKHTTRHVELFDLPGGGLLADTPGFNQPSTTCRPQALAQYFPEAQQRLAQAQCQFNDCFHRDEPNCSVRGNWERYPYYLTLLEEVIAHQSEQDAIANAESTLKRKAKRKGNTEYEPKLSSKRYRRPSRRSQRQNLKDLYPDRHNPEHSEDSPSH, encoded by the coding sequence ATGAAGGCTGAGCGAACCGCCAGCGCTGAGCTGGTGGGTGTGGTTGTGGCGGTGCAGGCGAATTATTATCGGGTTCAGCTTTTAGCAGGGCAGGCTTCTGAGTCGGCAACGGAACTGCTGTGTACTCGACGATCGCGCCTCAAAAAGCTGGGACAGCAAATTATGGTAGGTGATCGGGTCGGGGTAGAAGAGCCGGATTGGCAGGGTTTAAGAGGTGCGATCGCAACTATCTCCCCTCGCCAAACTCAGCTACACCGGCCTCCGGTTGCCAACGCCAATCAAGTGCTGCTCATGTTTGCGCTAGCGGATCCCACCTTAGATCCCCTGCAGCTTACTCGTTTCTTAGTCACGGTCGAAGCCACTGGCCTCAGGATTGTTCTGGGCCTTAACAAGAAAGAACTACTGGACGAAGATCAGCAGCAGCAGTGGCAAGACCGCCTTCGTAAATGGGGCTACCAGCCTTTCCTGATCAGTCTCTATGAGCAAGCGGGCCTACAGGAACTGCAGCAACAGCTACAGGGACAGCTAACCGTTTTGTCGGGGCCTTCGGGCGTGGGTAAGTCCAGCCTCATCAATAATCTGATCCCAGAGCATGACGTGCGGGTCGGCTCTGTTTCAGAGCGCTGGGGTCAGGGCAAACACACCACTCGGCACGTCGAATTGTTTGACCTGCCCGGTGGCGGACTCCTGGCCGATACGCCCGGGTTCAATCAGCCCAGCACCACCTGTCGTCCCCAAGCGCTAGCCCAATATTTCCCAGAGGCTCAGCAACGCTTAGCGCAGGCTCAATGTCAGTTTAATGACTGCTTTCATCGAGATGAACCGAATTGCTCTGTCCGCGGCAACTGGGAGCGATATCCCTATTACCTAACCCTGCTGGAAGAGGTGATCGCCCATCAAAGTGAACAGGATGCGATCGCAAATGCTGAATCCACCCTCAAGCGCAAAGCGAAGCGTAAAGGGAATACAGAATACGAACCCAAGCTTTCTAGCAAACGCTACCGACGTCCCTCCCGTCGATCCCAGCGCCAAAACCTTAAAGATCTTTATCCTGATCGCCATAACCCCGAACATAGCGAGGATAGCCCTTCCCACTAA
- a CDS encoding sulfurtransferase TusA family protein, with amino-acid sequence MSDSLGQPDEKLDLRGTPCPLNFVRTKLRLQQMSPGALLEVWLDPGEPIEQVPDSLVVAGYKVEGLVDYSGYFALQVRRPVGT; translated from the coding sequence ATGAGCGATTCTCTGGGTCAGCCTGACGAAAAACTAGATTTGCGCGGGACGCCCTGTCCGCTGAACTTTGTGCGCACAAAGCTGCGGCTGCAGCAGATGTCGCCGGGTGCGTTGCTGGAAGTCTGGCTAGATCCTGGCGAACCAATTGAACAGGTGCCAGACAGTCTGGTGGTGGCTGGCTACAAAGTCGAAGGTTTGGTTGACTACTCTGGATATTTTGCGTTGCAGGTCCGTCGGCCCGTCGGGACATGA
- the dnaJ gene encoding molecular chaperone DnaJ: MARDYYDLLGVSRNADPDELKRAYRRLARKYHPDVNKEPGAEDQFKEVNRAYEVLSDGEMRARYDRFGEAGVGSAAAGPGAGGFQDFGDMGGFADIFESFFGGGGFGGTTQAGRRRSGPARGEDLRFDLKLEFREAIFGGEHQIRISHLEVCNTCEGSGAKAGTKPQSCGTCQGNGQVRRMTRTPFGSFTQVSVCPTCSGTGQTVTDKCETCGGKGQNQVSKKLKITIPAGVDTGTRLRVSNEGDAGQRNGPAGDLYVYLFIKEDAEFRREGSNILSALKVSYLQAILGAKVPVNTVDGEEPVMIPAGTQPGTVLTLDNHGVPRLGNPVSRGDHLITVVIDIPTRVSTEERELLEKLADIKGEQAGKGGVEGFLGGIFGR; the protein is encoded by the coding sequence ATGGCTCGGGACTACTATGACCTTCTCGGTGTTTCTCGAAATGCTGATCCAGACGAGCTAAAGCGCGCTTACCGCCGCTTGGCACGTAAGTATCACCCTGATGTGAATAAAGAACCGGGAGCAGAGGATCAGTTTAAGGAGGTTAACCGGGCCTACGAAGTCCTCTCTGACGGTGAAATGCGGGCCAGATACGATCGTTTTGGCGAGGCGGGCGTAGGTTCTGCTGCTGCGGGTCCGGGTGCAGGCGGGTTCCAAGACTTCGGCGATATGGGCGGGTTTGCCGATATTTTTGAAAGCTTCTTTGGTGGCGGCGGATTTGGCGGTACCACTCAGGCAGGGCGACGACGCTCAGGACCTGCTCGCGGCGAAGATCTACGATTCGATCTCAAGCTGGAGTTTCGGGAAGCAATTTTTGGCGGTGAGCATCAGATTCGGATCTCTCACCTAGAAGTCTGCAACACCTGTGAAGGCTCGGGAGCAAAGGCCGGAACGAAGCCTCAATCCTGCGGAACCTGTCAGGGGAATGGCCAGGTGCGTCGGATGACGCGGACCCCCTTTGGTAGCTTTACGCAGGTGTCAGTCTGCCCAACCTGTTCAGGGACGGGGCAAACGGTGACAGATAAGTGCGAAACCTGTGGTGGCAAAGGCCAAAATCAGGTTAGCAAGAAATTAAAAATCACAATCCCTGCGGGCGTTGATACCGGTACTCGCCTGCGCGTTTCCAATGAAGGCGACGCCGGACAGAGAAACGGACCTGCAGGCGACCTATACGTCTATCTCTTCATCAAAGAGGATGCTGAATTCCGTCGGGAAGGCTCAAATATTCTCTCGGCGTTGAAGGTCAGCTATCTACAGGCAATTCTGGGCGCGAAAGTCCCGGTTAATACGGTGGATGGCGAAGAGCCGGTCATGATCCCAGCAGGGACACAGCCGGGGACTGTATTGACGCTGGACAATCACGGTGTGCCGCGTCTCGGGAATCCCGTCAGTCGTGGAGATCACTTGATTACGGTTGTGATCGATATTCCGACGCGGGTGTCGACTGAAGAAAGGGAATTACTCGAGAAGCTGGCCGATATCAAGGGTGAGCAGGCCGGGAAGGGTGGCGTTGAGGGCTTCCTCGGTGGAATTTTTGGCCGATGA